In Bacillus cytotoxicus NVH 391-98, the following are encoded in one genomic region:
- a CDS encoding DODA-type extradiol aromatic ring-opening family dioxygenase, whose protein sequence is MMPSLFLAHGSPMLAIQDTDYTRFLKTLGEIYTPKAIVIFTAHWESEMLTISSSDDEYETIYDFGGFPPELYEIKYKAKDSSTIASLLEAKFKSKGIPVRRDITRGLDHGSWTLLHRMYPKANIPVIQISVHPFLPAKEQFEIGQAIKGLGQEDILVIGSGVTVHNLRALKWGQTEPEKWAIEFDDWIIHHVEKNDTNALFHWETNAPHAHLAVPRPEHFVPLFIAMGSGDTKGKVIHRSYELGTLSYLCFQF, encoded by the coding sequence ATGATGCCATCATTATTTTTAGCTCATGGTTCACCCATGCTTGCGATTCAAGATACAGATTATACACGTTTTCTAAAAACACTTGGCGAAATATATACACCGAAAGCAATTGTGATATTTACAGCTCATTGGGAAAGTGAAATGTTAACAATTTCATCCTCTGATGATGAATATGAAACGATTTACGATTTTGGAGGATTCCCTCCCGAATTATACGAAATCAAATATAAAGCAAAAGATTCTTCTACCATTGCATCATTATTAGAAGCAAAGTTTAAAAGTAAAGGAATTCCTGTGCGAAGAGATATAACTCGCGGATTAGACCACGGTTCATGGACGCTACTTCACCGCATGTATCCAAAAGCTAATATACCTGTTATTCAAATTTCTGTGCATCCATTCCTTCCAGCAAAAGAACAATTTGAAATTGGACAAGCTATCAAAGGACTCGGTCAAGAAGATATTTTAGTAATTGGTAGCGGGGTTACGGTTCATAACTTACGAGCACTGAAATGGGGCCAAACAGAACCTGAAAAATGGGCAATAGAGTTCGATGATTGGATCATTCATCATGTAGAAAAAAATGATACAAATGCTTTATTTCATTGGGAAACAAATGCTCCTCATGCACATTTAGCCGTTCCAAGACCAGAACATTTTGTCCCTCTTTTCATCGCTATGGGTAGTGGAGATACGAAAGGAAAAGTCATTCATCGTAGCTATGAGCTTGGAACATTAAGCTATCTTTGCTTTCAGTTTTAA
- a CDS encoding alpha/beta fold hydrolase, with protein MKLQESFVTVSDGSEIYLYKWLPENELRGIIQIAHGMTEHAGVYTECVKAFIQAGYGVYAHDHKGHGKTVKREDDYGHFEPEVGWDQAVSDIIFVSEFIRKEQTCPLFLLGHSMGSFLSRRAVQLRGELYDGFLISGTGGNPGLLGIIGHKIATIEMKLRGTKTKSPMLNFLSFGNFNSHFKPNRTKFDWLSSDTSQVDKYIEDPLCGFICSTSFYRELFKGVLEVNKVKEYEKTPKDLPIHIFSGDRDPVGNMGKGVKEVYDTYKKCGIKDVTLRLYENGRHEMFHEVNREEVFQDVISWLNEHTA; from the coding sequence ATGAAATTACAAGAAAGCTTTGTTACGGTATCAGATGGGTCTGAAATTTATTTATACAAGTGGCTACCAGAAAACGAACTTCGAGGCATTATACAAATTGCCCACGGCATGACAGAACATGCAGGGGTTTATACAGAATGTGTTAAGGCATTCATACAAGCCGGATACGGTGTTTATGCTCATGATCATAAGGGACATGGAAAGACAGTAAAGAGAGAAGACGATTATGGGCACTTTGAACCAGAAGTAGGCTGGGATCAAGCTGTTTCTGATATTATTTTTGTATCGGAGTTTATTCGGAAGGAGCAAACATGTCCACTTTTTTTATTGGGACATAGTATGGGCTCTTTTTTATCTAGACGTGCTGTACAACTTCGAGGCGAATTATATGATGGTTTTCTTATTTCTGGGACAGGTGGAAACCCAGGGTTGTTAGGGATAATAGGTCATAAAATAGCAACGATTGAAATGAAGCTTCGTGGTACAAAAACGAAAAGCCCGATGTTAAACTTTTTATCGTTCGGAAATTTCAACTCGCATTTTAAACCAAATCGAACAAAGTTTGATTGGTTATCTTCCGATACAAGTCAAGTTGATAAATATATAGAAGATCCATTGTGCGGATTTATTTGCTCAACAAGTTTTTATCGTGAATTATTTAAAGGTGTACTTGAAGTGAACAAAGTAAAGGAATATGAGAAAACGCCTAAAGATCTGCCTATCCATATTTTTTCTGGAGATCGTGATCCAGTAGGGAATATGGGGAAAGGTGTAAAAGAAGTATATGATACATATAAAAAATGCGGTATAAAAGATGTAACACTTCGCTTATATGAAAATGGGAGACATGAAATGTTTCATGAAGTAAATCGAGAAGAGGTTTTTCAAGATGTAATCTCCTGGTTAAATGAACATACTGCGTAA
- a CDS encoding GNAT family N-acetyltransferase translates to MIIRETILEEANELSKLALLSKATWDYSTQFLAACKEDLTITEAYIKNNYVYVLENAGVTIGFFSFIRKDRDILDFLYLHPHYKGKGYGKMLWKAVVEKAIELGITCFIIESDPNAKGYYMKMGAKLIGETPSTVLKGRSLPLLQYDV, encoded by the coding sequence ATGATCATTCGAGAAACGATATTAGAAGAAGCAAATGAACTAAGTAAACTCGCACTTCTTTCAAAGGCAACGTGGGACTATAGTACGCAATTTCTAGCAGCTTGTAAGGAAGATTTAACAATTACGGAAGCATATATAAAAAACAATTATGTCTATGTTTTAGAAAATGCGGGAGTAACAATTGGCTTTTTTTCATTTATACGTAAAGATAGAGATATTCTTGATTTTCTCTATTTACATCCGCATTACAAGGGGAAAGGGTATGGAAAAATGTTATGGAAAGCTGTTGTAGAAAAAGCAATTGAATTAGGGATAACATGCTTTATCATTGAGAGCGATCCAAATGCAAAAGGATATTATATGAAAATGGGAGCAAAGTTAATTGGAGAAACGCCTTCAACAGTATTGAAAGGTCGGAGTTTACCTCTTTTGCAGTATGATGTATAA
- a CDS encoding YunG family protein, producing MEELTWEEICKVLMKSWSLETSSKWSERNPAKGQCGVTALVVNDFFGGEIKKTRVGEDWHFYNVIDGRRYDFTAVQFKEEIIYEDTISSREEAFADTNRTQYNTLKQNVCREYKKLLTL from the coding sequence ATGGAAGAGTTAACTTGGGAGGAAATATGTAAAGTGCTCATGAAATCGTGGTCACTTGAAACGAGCTCCAAATGGTCAGAAAGAAATCCAGCGAAAGGACAATGCGGTGTAACAGCACTTGTAGTAAACGATTTCTTTGGTGGTGAAATAAAGAAGACGAGAGTCGGTGAAGATTGGCATTTTTATAATGTGATAGATGGCAGGAGATATGATTTTACAGCAGTGCAATTTAAGGAGGAAATCATTTACGAGGATACGATTTCAAGCAGAGAAGAAGCGTTTGCGGATACAAATAGAACACAATATAATACGCTAAAACAAAATGTATGTAGGGAATACAAGAAACTTTTGACTCTTTAA
- a CDS encoding bifunctional S-methyl-5'-thioadenosine deaminase/S-adenosylhomocysteine deaminase — protein sequence MKTAYVSATIVTLNEQNEVFENGYIIVEDHTIIEVQHGDFFKHDQVDEVVDLKGKWLLPGLVNTHTHIVMSLLRGIGDDMLLQPWLETRIWPLERQFTPELAVASTELGLLEMVKSGTTTFSDMFNPIGIDQDAIMETVRNSGMRAAVSRTLFSFGTKEDEKKAIQEAEKYVKRYYREHDMLTTMVAPHSPYTCSTEMLEECARIAMENNTMVHIHLSETEREVQDIEKQYGKRPVEYIESCGLFKRPTVIAHGVVLNENERTFLAEHDVRVAHNPNSNLKLGSGIANVKAMLEAGIKVGIATDSVASNNNLDMFEEMRIATLLQKGIHQDATALPVETALSLATKGAAEVIGMKQTGSIERGKCADFITIDPAKKPHLQPAEEVLSHLVYAASGKDVSDVVINGKQIMWNGECKTLDEERIIFEARRYKHGLQM from the coding sequence TTGAAAACAGCTTATGTAAGCGCTACAATTGTGACGCTTAATGAACAAAATGAAGTATTTGAAAATGGATATATTATTGTAGAGGATCATACGATTATAGAAGTGCAACATGGAGATTTTTTTAAACACGATCAAGTGGATGAGGTCGTTGATTTAAAAGGAAAATGGTTATTACCAGGTCTTGTGAATACACATACTCATATTGTAATGAGTCTTTTGCGCGGTATCGGGGATGATATGTTATTACAACCGTGGCTTGAAACGAGAATTTGGCCTCTTGAACGTCAATTCACTCCAGAGCTTGCCGTTGCGAGTACAGAACTTGGTTTGTTAGAAATGGTGAAAAGTGGGACAACAACCTTTTCGGATATGTTTAACCCAATTGGTATCGACCAAGATGCGATTATGGAAACGGTTCGTAATAGTGGAATGCGTGCAGCGGTTTCAAGAACTTTATTTAGTTTTGGTACAAAAGAAGATGAGAAAAAAGCAATTCAAGAAGCAGAGAAATATGTGAAACGATATTATCGTGAACATGATATGTTAACAACGATGGTTGCACCTCATAGTCCATATACATGTTCTACAGAAATGTTAGAGGAGTGTGCAAGAATTGCAATGGAAAACAATACGATGGTTCATATTCATCTTTCAGAAACAGAGCGCGAAGTACAAGATATTGAAAAGCAGTATGGGAAACGCCCTGTAGAATATATCGAGAGCTGCGGTTTATTTAAGAGACCGACAGTCATTGCGCATGGTGTTGTGCTCAATGAAAATGAGCGCACTTTCTTAGCTGAACATGATGTGCGTGTAGCGCATAATCCAAATAGTAATTTAAAGCTTGGGTCTGGAATTGCAAATGTGAAAGCAATGCTAGAAGCGGGTATTAAAGTAGGGATTGCAACTGATAGCGTGGCATCTAACAATAATTTAGATATGTTTGAAGAAATGCGCATTGCAACTTTATTACAAAAAGGAATTCATCAAGATGCAACTGCATTACCAGTTGAAACGGCTCTTTCACTCGCAACAAAAGGAGCAGCAGAAGTAATTGGGATGAAACAGACAGGTTCTATTGAAAGAGGAAAGTGTGCGGATTTTATTACGATTGATCCAGCAAAAAAACCTCACTTGCAACCAGCTGAAGAAGTATTATCCCATCTTGTTTATGCAGCAAGTGGAAAAGATGTGTCTGATGTTGTCATCAATGGAAAACAAATTATGTGGAACGGCGAGTGCAAAACATTAGATGAAGAGAGAATCATTTTTGAGGCTAGACGTTATAAGCATGGTTTGCAAATGTAA
- a CDS encoding peptide ABC transporter substrate-binding protein — MKQEKSRLLMLTIMTFFILAACNKSEDKIHKEAQKQVLNVTIAEEMPSLDVAKAMDGTSAHVMQNIFEGLYVLDRDDKPIPGVAESFEKSGDGKKYTFHLRKNAKWSNGESVTAHDFIFSWKRTLASDTASPYAYMLFDIKNAKEINKGELHVDQLGAKALDDYTLEVQLNRPIPYFLQLLTLPIYLPQHEPFVKEQGERYGLEPNQLIYNGAFVLEEWKHEQEFQLKRNETYWDKEKVKLDEINFHIVKDTATAVNLYESGVLDRTPINSTFVDRYKNNKELHMSSESAIAMLRFHEGDALLANKKVRQAISFAINKKEMVNHFINNGAVPAYGLIPSGYENEVTKKDFRKENGEIAGYDVEKAKELWSEAKKELGTEKVTIEFLTFEQDNAKRLAEYIKGELEKHLSGLTLQIKQQPFKQKLQLEQTGQYDISMVIWGPDYKDPINYLELFTTDSPNNRMQYSNPDYDNLIKQAKYDIVLDSKKRWETLQLAERIILEDAAVAPLYYKGSAYMQKEYVKGIEEHQFGGIYTYKFAYIDKK; from the coding sequence ATGAAGCAAGAAAAGAGTCGCTTACTTATGCTTACTATTATGACATTTTTTATTTTAGCAGCTTGTAATAAAAGCGAGGATAAAATACATAAAGAAGCTCAAAAACAAGTGTTAAACGTAACGATAGCAGAAGAAATGCCATCTCTTGATGTAGCGAAAGCAATGGATGGCACATCGGCACATGTAATGCAAAATATATTTGAAGGATTATATGTATTAGATCGTGATGATAAACCAATCCCTGGTGTTGCCGAGTCATTTGAGAAAAGCGGAGATGGTAAGAAATATACATTTCATTTGCGCAAAAATGCAAAATGGTCCAATGGTGAATCGGTAACTGCACATGATTTCATTTTTTCTTGGAAGCGAACATTAGCCTCTGACACAGCCTCTCCCTATGCTTACATGTTATTTGACATAAAAAATGCAAAAGAAATAAATAAAGGTGAATTACATGTAGATCAACTGGGAGCGAAAGCGTTAGATGATTATACATTAGAGGTACAATTAAATAGGCCTATTCCTTATTTTCTACAATTGTTAACATTGCCGATTTATTTACCGCAACATGAACCATTTGTGAAAGAACAAGGGGAACGTTATGGGTTAGAACCTAACCAACTTATTTATAATGGGGCATTTGTACTAGAGGAATGGAAGCATGAGCAAGAGTTTCAGTTGAAGAGAAACGAGACATATTGGGATAAAGAAAAAGTGAAATTAGACGAAATAAATTTTCACATTGTAAAAGATACAGCGACAGCTGTGAATTTGTATGAATCTGGCGTACTTGATCGAACACCTATTAATTCTACCTTTGTAGATCGTTACAAAAATAACAAAGAGTTACACATGTCAAGTGAATCAGCAATTGCTATGCTTCGCTTTCATGAAGGAGATGCGTTACTAGCAAACAAAAAAGTTCGCCAGGCCATTTCATTTGCCATAAATAAAAAAGAAATGGTAAATCATTTTATTAATAATGGTGCAGTTCCTGCATATGGCTTAATTCCTAGCGGATATGAAAATGAAGTAACTAAAAAAGATTTTCGGAAGGAAAATGGAGAGATCGCAGGTTATGACGTTGAAAAAGCAAAGGAACTTTGGAGTGAAGCGAAAAAAGAGCTTGGTACTGAAAAGGTTACGATAGAATTTCTGACATTTGAGCAAGATAATGCAAAACGCCTAGCGGAGTATATAAAAGGAGAGTTAGAAAAACATTTAAGCGGTTTAACATTACAAATTAAACAGCAACCATTCAAACAAAAATTACAATTAGAGCAAACTGGACAGTACGATATTTCAATGGTCATATGGGGACCTGATTATAAGGATCCCATTAATTACTTAGAATTATTTACGACAGATAGTCCGAATAATCGGATGCAATATTCTAATCCCGATTATGATAACTTAATTAAGCAGGCTAAATATGATATTGTATTAGATTCAAAGAAAAGATGGGAAACCTTGCAACTAGCGGAACGAATCATATTGGAAGATGCAGCTGTGGCACCTCTTTATTATAAAGGTTCTGCATATATGCAAAAAGAATATGTAAAAGGAATTGAAGAACATCAATTCGGTGGCATATATACGTACAAATTTGCCTATATAGATAAGAAATAA
- a CDS encoding Nramp family divalent metal transporter encodes MTNNITKEKNIPPQSTTSQSAHLALSGEIKGLKRLLPFLGPAFIASVAYIDPGNFATNIAAGSQYGYLLLWVILASNLMAVLIQTLSAKLGIATGKNLPEVAREHFPKPVSIGLWIQGELVIMATDLAEFIGAALGLYLLFGIPMLPAAFITAAGSFIILEFQRRGFRPLEAIITGMVFIVVVAFGVQVFYAKPELSPLLSGLFIPKFQGVDSILLAAGILGATVMPHAIYLHSALTQRRVVGTTDEQRKQIFRFEFIDIMIAMVIAGAINASMLIVAAALFFKNGLHVEDLDVAFREFGNLAGPISASLFGVGLLSAGLSSSSVGTMSGDIIMQGFIRMHIPLYLRRFITMVPPLVIIALGVNPTYALVMSQVVLSFGIAFALVPLIIFTSSKKIMGLLSNHPITTVMAWIIAALVIALNIFLLYQTLTGQ; translated from the coding sequence ATGACTAATAATATAACAAAAGAGAAAAACATCCCTCCACAAAGTACAACTAGTCAATCTGCTCATCTTGCTTTAAGTGGTGAAATAAAGGGACTAAAAAGACTGCTTCCTTTTCTTGGGCCTGCCTTTATCGCTTCTGTTGCTTATATTGATCCTGGAAACTTTGCGACAAATATTGCAGCGGGTTCACAATATGGTTATTTATTACTTTGGGTCATTCTCGCTTCTAATTTAATGGCGGTTTTAATCCAGACTCTCTCAGCAAAACTCGGAATTGCAACTGGTAAAAACCTTCCTGAAGTAGCACGCGAACATTTTCCAAAACCAGTTTCAATCGGTTTATGGATACAAGGTGAGCTCGTTATTATGGCCACTGATTTAGCCGAATTTATCGGAGCTGCTTTAGGTTTATATTTACTATTTGGCATTCCCATGTTACCAGCCGCTTTCATTACTGCAGCTGGATCATTTATTATACTCGAATTTCAGCGCCGCGGCTTTAGACCATTAGAGGCTATCATTACAGGGATGGTCTTTATCGTTGTTGTTGCATTTGGTGTACAAGTATTCTATGCAAAACCAGAGCTAAGCCCTCTTCTATCAGGACTATTTATCCCAAAATTCCAAGGTGTAGATAGCATTTTACTTGCAGCTGGCATTTTAGGAGCAACAGTAATGCCACATGCCATCTACTTACATTCTGCTTTAACACAGCGCCGCGTTGTAGGAACAACAGATGAACAGCGCAAACAAATTTTCCGCTTTGAGTTCATCGATATTATGATTGCTATGGTGATTGCCGGAGCAATTAATGCAAGTATGCTCATCGTAGCTGCGGCTCTTTTCTTTAAAAACGGATTGCACGTTGAAGATTTAGATGTCGCTTTTAGAGAATTTGGTAACTTAGCGGGACCGATATCCGCCAGCCTTTTTGGAGTTGGATTATTATCTGCAGGCTTATCTAGTTCTTCTGTTGGAACAATGTCTGGTGACATTATTATGCAAGGGTTTATTCGAATGCACATCCCTTTATATTTACGACGCTTTATTACAATGGTTCCACCACTTGTTATTATCGCCTTAGGGGTAAATCCAACATATGCTCTCGTTATGAGTCAAGTTGTATTATCATTTGGAATCGCTTTTGCACTTGTCCCACTTATTATATTTACAAGCAGTAAAAAAATTATGGGATTACTTTCCAACCATCCCATAACGACTGTAATGGCTTGGATTATTGCCGCACTCGTTATCGCCTTAAATATTTTCTTACTGTATCAAACATTGACAGGTCAATAG
- the trhO gene encoding oxygen-dependent tRNA uridine(34) hydroxylase TrhO: protein MAIKKPYRVLLYYMYTTIENPEEFAAEHLQFCNSLELKGRILVAKEGINGTASGTTEQTEKYMEAMKNDPRFAGIVFKVDEADGHAFKKMHVRPRSELVTLRLEDDINPKELTGKYLEPKEFYEAMQQEETIVIDARNDYEYDLGHFRGAIKPEIKSFRELPNWIKENKEVLEGKKILTYCTGGIRCEKFSGWLVREGFEDVSQLHGGIVTYGKDPEVQGELWDGQCYVFDERIAVPVNQKEHVIVGRDHFTNEPCERYVNCANPECNKQILCSEENEAKYLRACSHECRVHPRNRYVKEHELTEEQVAAALEKIEAENQVKLG from the coding sequence TTGGCAATAAAAAAACCATATAGAGTGTTACTGTATTATATGTATACAACAATTGAAAATCCTGAAGAATTTGCTGCGGAGCACTTACAATTTTGTAATTCGCTTGAATTAAAAGGAAGAATTCTTGTCGCAAAAGAGGGGATTAATGGAACGGCTTCAGGTACTACCGAGCAAACGGAAAAATATATGGAAGCAATGAAGAACGATCCGCGTTTTGCTGGAATCGTTTTTAAAGTAGATGAAGCAGATGGGCATGCTTTCAAAAAAATGCATGTACGTCCTCGCTCAGAACTTGTTACGCTTCGCTTAGAAGATGATATTAATCCAAAAGAGCTAACTGGAAAATATTTAGAACCAAAAGAGTTTTATGAAGCGATGCAACAAGAAGAGACGATTGTAATTGATGCACGGAATGACTATGAATATGATTTAGGGCATTTTAGAGGTGCGATTAAACCGGAGATTAAATCATTCCGTGAATTACCAAATTGGATTAAGGAAAATAAGGAAGTACTTGAAGGGAAAAAGATTTTAACGTATTGTACAGGCGGAATTCGTTGTGAAAAATTTTCCGGTTGGTTAGTGCGAGAAGGATTTGAAGATGTAAGTCAGCTTCATGGTGGAATTGTCACATATGGTAAAGACCCTGAGGTTCAAGGTGAACTATGGGACGGACAATGTTACGTATTTGATGAGCGTATCGCTGTTCCGGTAAACCAAAAAGAACATGTTATTGTGGGCAGAGATCATTTTACAAACGAGCCATGTGAGCGTTATGTAAATTGTGCAAATCCAGAATGTAATAAGCAAATTTTATGTTCAGAAGAAAACGAAGCGAAATATTTACGTGCATGTTCTCATGAATGCCGCGTTCATCCACGAAATCGCTATGTAAAAGAACACGAATTAACAGAAGAACAAGTCGCTGCTGCATTAGAAAAAATTGAAGCAGAAAATCAAGTGAAACTAGGATAA
- the nheA gene encoding non-hemolytic enterotoxin subunit A, whose protein sequence is MKKTLIAGLLATAASTSWFTDVNAYYEGEQSGLQPMYAQNVMTPNTFSNSIRMLGAQSPLIQAYGLIILQQPDIKVSAMSSLTNHQKFAKANVREWIDEYNPKLIDLNQEMMRYSIRFNSYYNKLYGLAEKINEDEQAAVDFTNAYGKLQGQVQMIQDNMEQTLFELNRFKALLTKDSQSLSQKADEAIQSLQGANGDIVKIRAEIKRIQEEIQTDLSDILNRPQEIVKGSIHIGKKVFTITNQTAQTKTIDFVSIDSLSDEIVNAADSQTREIALRIQQKQKELLPLIQKLAKTEAEVTEITFVEDQVSSFTELVDRQITTLEYVLNDWKVLNQNMIQIKTNIDSGTYTNGSLLQKHFNQLKKSSDEIKKQTSQFEDYITNVEVHS, encoded by the coding sequence GTGAAAAAGACTTTAATTGCGGGGTTATTGGCTACAGCAGCATCTACAAGTTGGTTTACTGATGTAAACGCTTACTACGAAGGGGAGCAATCTGGATTACAGCCAATGTATGCACAAAATGTAATGACTCCAAATACATTTTCAAATTCAATTAGAATGTTAGGAGCGCAGTCCCCGCTTATACAAGCATATGGATTGATTATTTTGCAGCAACCGGATATTAAGGTGAGCGCGATGAGTAGTTTGACGAATCATCAAAAGTTTGCAAAGGCAAATGTTCGAGAATGGATTGATGAATATAATCCAAAGTTAATTGATTTAAATCAGGAAATGATGAGGTACAGCATAAGGTTTAATAGCTATTACAACAAATTATATGGATTAGCGGAAAAAATAAATGAGGATGAACAAGCAGCGGTCGATTTTACAAATGCCTATGGAAAACTTCAAGGGCAGGTACAAATGATTCAGGATAATATGGAACAAACATTGTTTGAGTTAAACAGGTTTAAAGCACTGTTAACGAAAGATAGCCAAAGCTTATCACAAAAGGCCGATGAGGCTATTCAATCATTGCAAGGGGCAAATGGAGATATTGTTAAGATAAGAGCAGAGATAAAAAGAATACAAGAAGAAATTCAAACAGACCTTAGTGATATTTTAAATCGGCCACAAGAAATCGTCAAAGGATCTATTCATATAGGAAAAAAAGTATTTACAATAACAAATCAAACAGCGCAAACAAAAACGATAGACTTTGTTTCAATTGATTCTTTAAGCGATGAAATTGTAAATGCTGCGGATAGTCAAACAAGAGAAATAGCCTTACGGATTCAACAAAAGCAAAAAGAGTTACTACCGCTAATTCAAAAATTAGCAAAAACGGAAGCAGAGGTAACAGAAATTACTTTTGTTGAAGATCAAGTAAGCAGCTTTACGGAGCTCGTTGATCGACAAATTACAACTTTAGAATATGTATTAAATGATTGGAAAGTATTGAATCAGAATATGATCCAAATCAAAACAAATATTGACTCTGGAACATATACAAACGGTAGTCTGCTTCAAAAGCATTTCAATCAGCTAAAGAAATCTAGCGATGAGATAAAAAAACAAACGAGTCAATTTGAAGATTACATTACGAACGTCGAAGTACATTCGTGA
- the nheB gene encoding non-hemolytic enterotoxin subunit B, which produces MNKKPSKVMTLSALMMVFAAGNMMPAHTFAAENMKSVSVHAVAKAYHEYEEYSLGPEGLKDAMERTGSNALVMDLYALTIIKQGNVSFGNVTTVDAPLRAKIVQHQNTARSNAKQWLDVLKPQLISTNQNIINYNTKFQNYYDTLVKAVDTKDKATLTKGLTRLSNSITENKEQVDKLVEDLKRFRNKMTADTQNFKTDANQITSILASQDAGIPLLQSQITTYNEAMSKYNALIIGSSVATALGPIAIIGGTVVIATGAGTPLGVALIAGGTAAVGGGTTGIVLAKKELDNAQAEIQKITGKITTAQLEVAGLTNIKMQTEYLTNTIDTAITALQNISNQWHTMGAKYHSLLQNVDSISPEELVFMKEDLSIAKDSWKNIKDYAEKIYAEDIQVVDREKV; this is translated from the coding sequence ATGAATAAAAAACCTTCTAAAGTAATGACTTTATCAGCACTTATGATGGTGTTTGCAGCAGGAAATATGATGCCAGCGCATACTTTTGCAGCAGAAAATATGAAATCAGTTTCAGTTCATGCGGTGGCGAAAGCATATCATGAATATGAAGAGTATTCACTAGGTCCAGAGGGATTAAAAGATGCAATGGAACGCACTGGTTCGAATGCTTTAGTAATGGATTTATATGCTTTAACAATAATAAAACAAGGAAATGTTAGTTTTGGAAATGTAACAACGGTTGATGCTCCTTTAAGGGCAAAAATTGTGCAGCACCAAAATACAGCGCGAAGTAATGCAAAACAATGGTTAGATGTATTGAAGCCGCAGCTTATTTCTACAAATCAAAATATCATTAATTATAATACGAAATTCCAAAATTATTATGATACTTTAGTGAAAGCTGTAGATACGAAAGATAAAGCAACTCTGACAAAGGGATTAACAAGGTTGTCTAATAGTATTACAGAAAATAAAGAACAAGTTGACAAGTTAGTAGAAGATTTGAAACGATTCCGGAATAAAATGACAGCAGATACACAAAACTTCAAAACGGATGCAAATCAAATTACATCTATTTTAGCTAGTCAAGACGCAGGAATTCCACTATTGCAAAGTCAAATCACAACATACAATGAGGCGATGAGTAAGTATAATGCACTTATTATTGGTTCCTCTGTAGCCACAGCTTTAGGCCCAATTGCGATTATAGGTGGTACAGTTGTCATCGCCACTGGAGCGGGAACGCCGTTAGGAGTGGCACTAATCGCAGGCGGTACAGCAGCAGTAGGTGGAGGTACAACGGGAATTGTTTTAGCAAAAAAAGAACTTGACAATGCACAGGCAGAAATTCAAAAAATAACAGGTAAAATTACTACTGCACAATTAGAAGTAGCAGGGTTAACAAATATTAAAATGCAAACAGAATATTTAACAAATACAATTGACACTGCGATTACAGCGTTACAAAATATTTCAAATCAGTGGCATACAATGGGAGCAAAATATCATTCATTACTTCAAAATGTAGATTCTATTAGTCCTGAAGAGCTTGTGTTTATGAAAGAAGATCTTAGCATCGCAAAAGATAGCTGGAAAAATATTAAAGATTATGCGGAGAAAATTTATGCTGAGGATATTCAAGTAGTAGATAGGGAAAAAGTATAA